A single window of Mangifera indica cultivar Alphonso chromosome 18, CATAS_Mindica_2.1, whole genome shotgun sequence DNA harbors:
- the LOC123201990 gene encoding uncharacterized protein LOC123201990, with protein METLTTSASKIIFDKYRHRCYFSSRELYVHRPQLSFLPSKKHVNGRFLELFSLKEKTVWFISCIEADSQGELENVAKEHTYQSNVVHVKFQLQKECKFGEQFFIVGDDPMFGLWDPESAIPLDWSDEHVWSVELDVPVGKSICFKFILKEITGDILWQPGPDRTIQTWETRNTITILEDWDDAEYKKIIEEEPMANQNGDPAVQSELILPDDFIQPKKGLIFSVRDTSDAVDSDLHWSSTPEKPIEETPVTDESMVMAKDIMGHDGRVATVKKAENSDKEGDLISYEGEPVLVPGLTPLETVSTEGDIQNENQSSVAVDALLGMKEAENLSLPESDEKQEPESNSGQVKKVKILSSTEEQQLDDPDLNKEKKETMMTPLESKTLPNDIKQVDDPHLAKEEKDTRETPVESNVLQNDIQWGRRTIKILLDTLGLL; from the exons ATGGAAACTTTGACAACTTCCGCTTCGAAGATAATCTTTGACAAGTATAGACACAGATGTTACTTTTCTTCTAGAGAGTTGTATGTTCACAGACCCCAGCTTTCGTTTTTACCTTCCAAGAAGCATGTAAATGGCCGCTTCTTGGAACTCTTTTCTCTCAAAGAAAAGACTGTGTGGTTTATCTCTTGCATCGAGGCTGATTCTCAG GGAGAACTGGAGAATGTAGCTAAGGAACATACCT ATCAATCAAATGTTGTTCATGTCAAATTCCAGTTACAAAAAGAATGCAAATTCGGCGAGCAATTTTTCATTGTAGGGGATGATCCTATGTTTGGCTTATGGGACCCTGAAAGTGCAATACCATTGGACTGGTCAGATGAACATGTTTGGAGTGTGGAGCTG GATGTACCTGTGGGAAAATCAATCTGTTTCAAGTTCATACTGAAAGAAATCACCGGCGACATTCTATGGCAACCAGGCCCTGATCGAACCATTCAAACTTGGGAAACTAGGAATACAATCACCATTTTGGAAGACTGGGATGATgctgaatataagaaaataattgagGAAGAACCAATGGCTAATCAAAATGGAGATCCTGCTGTCCAGTCAGAACTTATACTTCCAGATGACTTTATTCAGCCCAAAAAGGGGCTGATCTTCAGCGTACGCGACACATCAGATGCAGTTGATAGTGATTTGCATTGGTCATCGACACCGGAGAAGCCTATAGAGGAAACACCTGTGACTGATGAGAGTATGGTGATGGCAAAAGACATTATGGGACATGATGGCAGAGTTGCAACAGTCAAGAAGGCAGAAAACTCAGACAAGGAGGGAGATCTAATCTCCTATGAAGGGGAACCTGTTTTAGTACCTGGCTTGACTCCATTAGAAACTGTGTCAACTGAAGGAGacattcaaaatgaaaatcagTCAAGTGTTGCTGTTGATGCTTTGCTTGGAATGAAGGAAGCTGAGAACCTAAGTTTGCCTGAG TCAGATGAGAAGCAAGAACCTGAGAGTAATTCTGGCCAGGTGAAAAAAGTCAAGATATTATCCAGTACAGAGGAGCAACAGCTTGATGATCCTGAtttaaacaaagagaaaaaggagaCTATGATGACACCATTGGAAAGTAAAACTTTGCCAAATGACATCAAACAAGTAGACGATCCTCATTTAGCCAAAGAAGAAAAGGATACCCGGGAAACGCCAGTGGAAAGTAATGTTCTGCAAAATGACATCCAATGGGGTCGTAGGACTATAAAGATACTTCTAGATACTTTAGGACTGCTGTAA